The stretch of DNA GCGGAGTTAGTGAAATTTCCGGCACAAGGACAATGGCTTGTCTGCCAAGGCCAATGCAGCGTTCTATGACCTGCAGATATACCTCTGTCTTTCCGCTCCCAGTAACTCCATGAAGCAGAAAAGAGGCGTGGGTATGAGCATCCAACACTGCCATTATCTGATGATAGACCTCCTGCTGTTCTTCAGTAAGCGCTAAAGGCTCCGTCGCTTTAAACCTCCGGTCCTGGTAAGGATCGCGGTACACCTCAACATCATCGATAATAGCATAGCCTTTTTCCGCTAATTTCTTCACTGTCCCCGCCGTCACTCCAAGCGTAGTCAGCACTTCCTGCATCGAGATGGGAATGCCTACCTCCAGCAGAAAGGCAAGCACTTCCTTCTGCCTTCTGGCCTGCTTGGTAAAGGAAGCGAGCGCCTGCTCCGCCTGTTCTCCCTGCACGGCAGCGGATACCGTCTTCACCGTCTTGATCTTCAACTTATCTTTAATGGCCTGGCTCTCCAGAAGCAGCCCCCGGCCAAGCAGCGTCTTGATCAAATGACCCCCGTCAGGATAACGCTGGCTCAAATGAGCCAGCGTTACCGGTCCAGAAGCGCGGATATAATCCATAATGTCAGCCTCTGGCCGTGTGAGCACATCGGCTGCTGTAAATAAGGTATCCTCATCCGCTGGGTCTTCAGCAACCCGGATATAGCGTTCGGCCTTCCCCTTCAAGGCTGAAGGAATCATAACCTGAAGAACAGACGTCAGAGTGCAAGCGTACTGCCGGCTCATCCATCCCGCGAGCTCCACCAAATCCGGCGGCAAGGGAGGGAGATGATCCAGAAGCTCCTGAATCGGCTTGATTTTGGAAAGGGCCATCTCCGACTCCCCCGCAAGAGCAACTACAAAGCCTTGAACCGTGCGGCGTCCAAACGGCACGCCAACCCGGCTGCCCACTTCAATCCACTCCGCCATATGAGGGGGGATCAGGTAATCAAACGGGCGATCCGTGTCCCGGCTAGGCACGTCAACGATCACCTTTGCGATACGGTTCATCAGCGGGAAGCTCCCGTCAGCCGGCCGCAAGCCAGCTCCAAAATTTGCAGGGCAGCTTCACGCTTAGAGACTTTAGGAAGGGATAACGCTAAGCCCTCTGCATCATACACTTGGATCACGTTCGTATCCGTTCCGAATCCAGCTCCTTCAACCGTCACATCGTTAGCCACGATGAGATCGCAGTTCTTCCGTTTTAATTTATCCATAGCGTAACTTTCTACATCATGAGTCTCTGCCGCAAATCCAATGAGAAATTGTCTCTGCTTGTGCTTGCCCAGCTGCTCCAAAATATCCACTGTTTTTACCAGCTCAAGCGTCATCGTATCACCGGATTTCTTGATCTTGCGCTCCTGTGTAACAGCAGGCCGATAATCCGCCACCGCGGCAGCCTTAATCACGATATCACTATCACTGAACTCTGCCATCACGGCCTGCAGCATGTCCTCCGCGGATTGTACCCGCTGAACCTGAATTCCTGGCGGCGGAGCTACCTGAGTGCTTCCTGCAATAAGACGCACCTCTGCTCCGAGCTCTCTGGCTGCTTCGGCCAGTGCAAAGCCCATCTTGCCGGAAGAGTCGTTCGTGATATACCGGACAGGATCAATGCGTTCAATCGTTCCCCCAGCCGTGATAACAACCTTTTTTCCGGCAAGCGGCAGACTCTGATAGCGGGCTTGGCGTTCAAAATAGGCTCCGACTACGGCTACAATTTGTTCCGGCTCCTCCATACGCCCCTTGCCTACATATCCGCAAGCCAGAAGCCCTTCCCCAGGCTCAACCAGCATGACTCCTCGGGCTGCAAGCTCTGCAAGATTACGCATCACGGCTGGATGCTGGTACATATGCACATTCATAGCCGGGGCCAGCATAATCGGGGCTTCTGTAGCCAGCAAGGTAGTAGATAGCATATCATCAGCTAGCCCCGCAGCCATTTTCCCGATGATATTGGCTGTTGCTGGAGCTACAAGCACTAGGTCCGCCCAGTCCGCCAGATTAATGTGAGCAATCACAGCAGGGTTCTTCTCGTCAAAAGTATCTGTATATACCGGAGCCTTGGATAAGGATTGCAGCGTAAGTTCCGTAATGAACTTCGTTGCAGAACTTGTCATAATTACTCGGACTTCTGCTCCTTGTTGAACCAGCTTACTGCATAATGATGCCGCCTTAAATGCAGCGATTCCCCCTGTAACTCCCAGCACAATTCTTTTACCGGTTAACACTATGGATCCCCTCACCTTCTCTTATTTCGCTCTCCTCACACATCCTGACTTACAGCAAGAA from Paenibacillus sp. CAA11 encodes:
- the coaBC gene encoding bifunctional phosphopantothenoylcysteine decarboxylase/phosphopantothenate--cysteine ligase CoaBC → MLTGKRIVLGVTGGIAAFKAASLCSKLVQQGAEVRVIMTSSATKFITELTLQSLSKAPVYTDTFDEKNPAVIAHINLADWADLVLVAPATANIIGKMAAGLADDMLSTTLLATEAPIMLAPAMNVHMYQHPAVMRNLAELAARGVMLVEPGEGLLACGYVGKGRMEEPEQIVAVVGAYFERQARYQSLPLAGKKVVITAGGTIERIDPVRYITNDSSGKMGFALAEAARELGAEVRLIAGSTQVAPPPGIQVQRVQSAEDMLQAVMAEFSDSDIVIKAAAVADYRPAVTQERKIKKSGDTMTLELVKTVDILEQLGKHKQRQFLIGFAAETHDVESYAMDKLKRKNCDLIVANDVTVEGAGFGTDTNVIQVYDAEGLALSLPKVSKREAALQILELACGRLTGASR